A section of the Gloeobacter violaceus PCC 7421 genome encodes:
- a CDS encoding Uma2 family endonuclease: protein MPPLLEQGLGPHLRAFSEGEYHRLQEARILLAHEQQVLVNGCVVSADTRRPRLFTANEYHRMAEVGILHPAERVEFINGRIFSMSPKGPVHTEIVNNLESCFQGLFEGRARLRREQPVELGELGQPEPDMAVLRLSPRRYVTNHPKPENIRFVVEVADTTLTYDLTIKNETHSRSGIKEYWVVDINNRRVFVFTRPGPSRYRSERICTEDESVSPAAFADAIVPVRVLLDLTES from the coding sequence ATGCCCCCATTGCTTGAACAAGGGCTTGGTCCGCATTTGCGCGCATTCAGCGAGGGCGAGTACCACCGCCTGCAGGAAGCAAGAATTTTGCTCGCACACGAGCAGCAGGTACTGGTAAACGGCTGTGTTGTGTCCGCAGATACGCGCCGCCCGCGTCTATTTACCGCCAATGAGTACCATCGGATGGCCGAGGTAGGCATACTGCACCCTGCCGAGCGCGTCGAATTCATCAATGGCCGAATTTTCTCCATGAGTCCGAAGGGTCCGGTACACACCGAGATCGTCAACAACCTGGAAAGTTGCTTTCAAGGGTTGTTCGAAGGGCGCGCCCGGTTGCGCAGAGAGCAGCCCGTGGAACTGGGCGAACTGGGTCAACCGGAACCGGACATGGCTGTCCTGCGGCTGAGCCCCCGCAGGTACGTCACCAATCACCCAAAGCCCGAGAACATCCGGTTTGTAGTCGAAGTGGCGGACACAACCCTCACTTACGATCTCACCATCAAAAATGAAACGCACTCACGATCCGGCATCAAGGAATATTGGGTCGTAGACATCAACAACCGCCGAGTTTTTGTCTTCACCCGACCGGGGCCGTCGCGATACCGCAGCGAGAGGATTTGCACAGAGGATGAGTCGGTTTCACCCGCGGCTTTTGCCGATGCGATCGTTCCCGTTCGGGTGCTGCTGGATCTGACGGAAAGTTAG
- a CDS encoding trypsin-like serine peptidase → MIHITSMRGFCASLCVSLLTMGAVAHAQPPVPDLAGGPLPFDHPAAQADPAFAGLPDLAPPSYDPNSPRLPESLALREMGYNPLTGEVRTGAPVKLPVGNLSSFTPAYAGPDGGKGTATGPGSDSVIGTDNRVQITSTTTFPYRAVTKLNVQFPYGAGGCSGILIAAKYVLTAGHCIYSPSSGGWAVSVQVIPGQSGSYQPYGAYSATYIRTFSSWTSYSDPNYDMALITLNAPVGDTTGWMGYGYDSTIVGTTGNIAGYPGDKGGSTMWYDNDPVSSASTYRVTYNIDTYGGQSGSGVYQSSGSTLTVFATHTNGGSSNSGTRIDSSKNSTLGSWISSGY, encoded by the coding sequence ATGATCCACATCACATCCATGCGCGGGTTCTGTGCCAGTCTGTGCGTCTCGCTGTTGACGATGGGCGCCGTTGCCCATGCCCAGCCTCCCGTTCCTGATCTTGCGGGCGGGCCACTGCCCTTCGACCATCCCGCCGCCCAGGCCGATCCGGCATTTGCAGGGCTGCCGGACCTCGCCCCACCGTCCTACGACCCCAATAGTCCCCGATTGCCGGAATCGTTGGCCCTCAGAGAAATGGGTTACAACCCACTTACCGGTGAGGTGCGCACGGGCGCCCCGGTGAAGCTGCCGGTGGGCAACCTCTCCAGCTTCACCCCCGCTTACGCGGGTCCGGATGGGGGCAAAGGCACGGCCACTGGTCCCGGCTCCGACAGCGTCATCGGCACCGACAACCGCGTGCAGATTACCAGCACCACCACCTTTCCCTACCGGGCGGTCACCAAGCTCAACGTCCAGTTTCCCTACGGTGCCGGCGGCTGCTCCGGGATTTTGATTGCCGCCAAGTACGTGCTCACCGCCGGGCACTGCATCTACAGCCCCTCCTCCGGCGGCTGGGCCGTCAGCGTCCAGGTGATCCCCGGCCAGAGCGGTTCCTATCAGCCCTACGGCGCTTACTCCGCCACGTACATCCGCACCTTCAGCTCCTGGACCTCCTATAGCGATCCCAACTACGACATGGCGCTTATCACCCTCAATGCACCCGTGGGCGACACCACCGGCTGGATGGGTTACGGCTACGATTCAACGATCGTGGGCACCACCGGCAACATCGCCGGGTATCCCGGCGACAAGGGCGGCTCGACGATGTGGTACGACAACGACCCGGTGAGCAGCGCCAGCACCTACCGGGTCACCTACAACATCGACACCTACGGCGGCCAGAGCGGCAGCGGCGTCTACCAGTCGTCGGGCAGCACGCTCACGGTCTTCGCCACCCATACCAACGGCGGCTCCTCCAACAGCGGCACCCGCATCGATTCGAGTAAAAATAGCACCTTGGGTTCTTGGATTAGCAGCGGGTATTAG
- a CDS encoding NUDIX domain-containing protein produces MSIERLERQPVHSGSRLRLFRDRVRLANGLVRTWDILEQPPVAVILPYQSGPDGGRVLMVRQYRYAIGQDLLEFPAGIVEAGEDPAHAARRELAEETGLEAARWVTLPPVFRMPGNSNERTHFYLAGELSPASGYGVDPEEEIALEWLAVEEFESRVLSGRIEDGKSLILWLLAQPHLQP; encoded by the coding sequence ATGAGCATTGAACGCCTCGAGCGCCAACCAGTCCACAGCGGCAGCCGATTGCGTCTATTTCGCGACCGCGTGCGCCTAGCCAACGGCCTGGTGCGCACCTGGGACATCCTTGAGCAGCCGCCGGTGGCGGTGATCTTGCCTTATCAGAGCGGACCGGACGGGGGCCGGGTATTGATGGTGCGCCAGTACCGCTACGCCATCGGCCAGGACTTGCTCGAATTTCCGGCGGGGATCGTCGAAGCGGGCGAAGATCCCGCCCACGCCGCCCGCCGCGAACTGGCGGAGGAGACCGGCCTGGAGGCGGCGCGTTGGGTGACGCTGCCGCCGGTCTTTCGCATGCCGGGCAACTCCAACGAACGCACCCACTTTTATCTGGCCGGCGAGCTTTCCCCCGCCAGCGGCTACGGTGTCGATCCCGAGGAGGAGATTGCCCTGGAGTGGCTAGCGGTGGAGGAATTCGAAAGCCGTGTTCTTTCAGGCCGCATCGAAGACGGCAAAAGCCTGATCCTCTGGCTGCTGGCTCAACCGCACCTGCAGCCATGA
- a CDS encoding transposase, with protein MVIKYLDESGFSLPSIMNYTWAKRGEQKRIEQPARHGKRISVLGIYCPESSFDYGVCFGSIKSATYIELMEWEAKKALQRLQESGQITVIVQDNYSVHRHWRVREKWPQWQEQGLYIFFLPPYSPQLNDIEGEWLQIKRHGMQGRSYEMEYELGVAVIEAIDGRYRHKGYACERYLFN; from the coding sequence GTGGTTATAAAATACTTGGATGAATCGGGTTTTAGTTTGCCGAGTATCATGAATTATACCTGGGCAAAACGCGGAGAACAGAAGCGCATCGAGCAGCCGGCCCGCCATGGAAAGCGCATCAGCGTTCTGGGAATTTATTGTCCAGAAAGCAGTTTTGATTACGGAGTATGTTTTGGAAGCATTAAAAGTGCAACGTATATCGAATTGATGGAATGGGAGGCAAAAAAAGCGTTGCAACGCTTGCAAGAATCTGGTCAAATCACAGTGATTGTGCAGGATAATTATTCAGTGCATCGCCATTGGCGTGTACGGGAGAAATGGCCGCAATGGCAAGAGCAGGGATTGTACATTTTCTTTTTGCCGCCGTACAGTCCGCAGTTGAATGACATCGAAGGGGAGTGGTTGCAAATCAAACGTCACGGGATGCAAGGTCGAAGTTACGAGATGGAATACGAACTGGGTGTGGCGGTGATCGAGGCGATAGACGGCCGCTACCGTCATAAGGGATATGCGTGCGAACGCTACCTTTTTAATTGA
- a CDS encoding thiol-disulfide oxidoreductase DCC family protein, with protein MPDAQGILLIYDGLCNLCVNLVQWLERLDEGRQFRYVPMQDQTGLERYEVALGQCEAGMILIDPGPPERRYQGSAAAEEIARRMPGGEAVIAVYRSVPGLPGLGDGCYVQIRDHRYDWFGRRSEIYRSTYPPVASVV; from the coding sequence TTGCCTGATGCACAAGGTATTTTACTGATCTACGACGGCCTGTGCAACCTGTGCGTCAACCTGGTGCAGTGGCTCGAACGCCTGGATGAGGGCCGTCAATTTCGCTACGTGCCGATGCAGGATCAAACCGGTCTGGAGCGCTACGAAGTGGCTCTCGGTCAGTGCGAAGCGGGGATGATCCTCATCGATCCCGGCCCGCCCGAGCGCCGATACCAGGGCAGTGCCGCCGCCGAGGAGATCGCCCGCCGGATGCCCGGGGGAGAGGCGGTGATCGCCGTTTATCGCTCCGTACCGGGATTGCCGGGGCTGGGGGACGGTTGCTACGTCCAGATCCGCGACCACCGCTACGACTGGTTCGGGCGGCGCAGCGAAATTTACCGCAGCACCTACCCACCGGTTGCTTCGGTGGTCTGA
- a CDS encoding HNH endonuclease — protein sequence MHRCPHCLQDFLLRTDPCPGCVDLATQRSRAKKAKERRAAYDPVGQVEEWEFWDLLRWYCECPCCGKPWATAGIVARDHIVPVSRGGPNEAKNLQPLCQSCNLWKSDHIIYFDRHFPGRCAPLPEHLLAYLPAIQADPSVQLPLIAPGTVDATLRYPQATPRQLEAITLVLSGKLPDCEGQISVDEVDLLLDL from the coding sequence ATGCACCGATGCCCACACTGCCTTCAGGATTTTTTGCTGCGCACCGACCCCTGCCCGGGCTGCGTGGATCTGGCCACCCAGCGCTCCCGCGCCAAAAAAGCGAAGGAGCGCCGCGCCGCCTACGACCCGGTGGGCCAGGTGGAGGAGTGGGAATTTTGGGATCTGCTGCGCTGGTACTGTGAGTGTCCCTGCTGCGGCAAGCCCTGGGCCACCGCCGGGATCGTCGCCCGCGACCACATCGTGCCGGTCAGCCGCGGCGGCCCCAACGAGGCAAAAAACCTGCAACCGCTCTGTCAAAGCTGCAACCTCTGGAAGAGCGATCACATCATTTACTTCGACCGCCACTTTCCGGGCCGCTGCGCCCCGCTGCCGGAACACCTGCTTGCTTATCTACCCGCCATCCAGGCGGACCCCTCGGTACAATTGCCCCTCATCGCCCCCGGCACCGTCGATGCGACTCTGCGCTATCCGCAGGCCACCCCCCGCCAACTCGAAGCGATTACCCTCGTCCTGAGCGGCAAACTGCCCGATTGCGAAGGTCAGATTTCGGTGGACGAAGTCGATTTATTGTTGGATCTCTAA
- a CDS encoding LptA/OstA family protein, with protein sequence MDKISSASCAMVPGTPGGRGIIGKSEGWLKMGRMALWAISALMAASVLMSQAIAAQTASRAGAGGGGQLKITSDIQEADTKSGVVIARGNVRIEYPARKVVATAEKATYLRDEKKIILSGNVRVVQDENRMNAEVMTYFIDKGLFDAQPPSGKQVEAIYTVPPSEDPQEPPQKTSESKPQQ encoded by the coding sequence ATGGACAAAATCTCTTCGGCTTCCTGCGCCATGGTACCGGGTACGCCCGGCGGTCGTGGCATCATAGGAAAAAGTGAGGGTTGGTTGAAGATGGGACGAATGGCACTTTGGGCGATAAGCGCGCTGATGGCCGCGAGTGTTCTGATGTCCCAGGCAATTGCCGCCCAGACCGCGAGCCGGGCCGGTGCCGGCGGCGGGGGACAGCTTAAAATCACTTCCGATATTCAAGAAGCCGATACCAAGTCCGGCGTCGTCATCGCCCGCGGCAACGTGCGCATCGAATATCCGGCGCGCAAGGTGGTGGCGACCGCCGAAAAAGCGACCTATCTGAGGGACGAGAAGAAGATCATTCTCTCGGGGAATGTGCGCGTTGTACAGGATGAAAACCGCATGAACGCCGAGGTGATGACTTATTTTATCGACAAGGGTCTGTTTGATGCCCAGCCTCCTTCGGGTAAACAGGTAGAAGCAATCTACACTGTTCCACCGTCCGAAGATCCGCAGGAGCCGCCGCAGAAAACCTCCGAATCCAAGCCGCAGCAGTGA
- a CDS encoding helix-turn-helix domain-containing protein, which yields MPHRIALTPEQEQALLELKNDLSVPRRVRERAEALRLSAHGMNVPRIARYLDWAPSTVHATFERWWNGGIDQLFEADGRGSKNTWSEADLQYLEECLQREPRSYTSSQLAAKLAEERGVQLSADHLRKLLKKRASPGNESVAAL from the coding sequence ATGCCCCATCGTATTGCGCTGACGCCAGAACAAGAGCAAGCTTTACTGGAACTCAAAAACGACCTGTCCGTACCTCGACGGGTGCGTGAACGTGCCGAAGCCCTGCGCCTGTCTGCCCATGGCATGAACGTTCCACGCATTGCTCGCTATCTCGATTGGGCACCATCCACCGTCCATGCCACCTTCGAGCGGTGGTGGAATGGCGGCATCGACCAATTGTTCGAAGCCGACGGCCGCGGCTCCAAAAATACCTGGAGCGAGGCAGACTTGCAGTATTTAGAAGAGTGTCTGCAGCGGGAGCCGCGCTCCTACACCAGTAGTCAGTTGGCCGCCAAACTGGCCGAAGAACGTGGGGTGCAATTGAGTGCCGACCACCTGCGCAAGCTTCTCAAAAAAAGGGCTTCACCTGGCAACGAATCCGTCGCAGCATTGTAG
- the lptB gene encoding LPS export ABC transporter ATP-binding protein, which yields MKITVDHISKQYSKRVVVDAVSLAVEQGEVVGLLGPNGAGKTTTFYMITGLEKPDSGSIELDERDITTLPMHRRARLGIGYLPQQQSIFRRLSVEDNILLVLEQTRVPRKFWRKRLEELLEEFGIATIRKSLGIQVSGGESRRVEIARALAAGMEGPQFLLLDEPFAGIDPIAVSDIQKMIARLRDRGIGILITDHNVRATLSTTDRAYIMAQGRVFAAGTPAEMAVNPLVRQYYLGEDFQL from the coding sequence GTGAAAATCACCGTCGATCACATCTCCAAGCAATACAGCAAGCGGGTCGTGGTGGACGCGGTGAGTCTCGCCGTCGAGCAGGGCGAGGTGGTGGGACTGTTGGGTCCCAACGGTGCGGGCAAGACCACGACGTTCTATATGATTACGGGTCTGGAGAAGCCCGACAGCGGCAGCATTGAGCTGGACGAGCGCGACATCACCACCCTGCCGATGCACCGGCGCGCCCGGCTCGGCATCGGCTATCTGCCGCAGCAGCAGAGTATCTTTCGCCGCTTGAGCGTCGAAGACAATATTCTGCTGGTGCTCGAGCAGACGCGCGTACCCCGCAAGTTCTGGCGCAAGCGCCTGGAGGAACTGCTGGAGGAGTTCGGCATCGCCACCATCCGCAAAAGCCTGGGTATTCAGGTCTCAGGCGGCGAGTCGCGGCGGGTCGAAATCGCCCGGGCGCTGGCTGCGGGCATGGAGGGGCCGCAGTTTTTGCTGCTGGACGAACCGTTCGCCGGTATCGACCCGATCGCCGTTTCCGACATTCAAAAGATGATCGCCCGCCTGCGCGATCGGGGCATCGGCATTCTGATCACCGACCACAACGTGCGCGCCACCCTCTCCACCACCGACCGGGCCTACATCATGGCCCAGGGGCGGGTCTTCGCCGCCGGCACCCCCGCTGAGATGGCTGTCAATCCGCTGGTGCGCCAGTACTACCTAGGCGAAGATTTTCAGCTTTAG
- a CDS encoding NAD(P)H-binding protein: protein MKILVMGATGNLGRQVVRRAIDEGHTVRCGVRNREKAQFLEQWGAQLFGGDLREADCYEPLLADMEAVILTASALASRDGRDKTNNIDNVDDAGMRAFIDAMRGRPLQRAVYTSVLRCDEFPDSKMMRTKHKVEEHLERSGVPYTILRLSAFMQGLIPEFALPILEKKPVRIQRNPSPIAYISTLDAAKFAVAACTLPILNNRTIGVSGPEVWDVQAIIKLCDDLSGVKQIPKVSILSEGQKRINELLARMLNPNLIELLRFSEAFATGQTYSADMDAAGELFGIPATSLTKVEPFLQEYFAIIKRRLREKNYQEPKVKSPF from the coding sequence ATGAAGATCCTGGTGATGGGTGCGACGGGCAACCTGGGACGGCAGGTCGTGCGGCGGGCGATCGACGAGGGGCATACGGTCCGCTGCGGGGTGCGCAACCGCGAGAAAGCCCAGTTTCTGGAGCAGTGGGGAGCGCAACTGTTCGGCGGCGACCTGCGCGAGGCGGACTGCTACGAGCCGCTGCTTGCCGATATGGAGGCGGTGATCCTGACGGCCAGCGCCCTGGCCAGCCGCGACGGGCGCGACAAGACCAACAACATCGACAACGTGGATGATGCCGGCATGCGCGCCTTTATCGACGCAATGCGCGGCCGACCCCTCCAGCGGGCGGTCTACACTTCTGTACTGCGCTGCGACGAATTTCCCGACAGCAAGATGATGCGCACCAAGCACAAAGTCGAGGAGCACCTGGAGCGCTCGGGTGTACCCTACACCATCCTGCGGCTGAGTGCTTTCATGCAGGGGCTCATTCCCGAATTTGCCCTGCCGATTCTGGAGAAAAAACCCGTGCGCATCCAGCGCAACCCTTCGCCGATTGCCTACATCAGCACCCTGGATGCGGCAAAGTTCGCGGTGGCCGCCTGCACCCTCCCCATCCTCAATAACCGCACCATCGGCGTGAGCGGCCCCGAAGTCTGGGATGTCCAGGCCATCATCAAGCTGTGCGACGATCTGTCCGGCGTCAAGCAGATACCCAAGGTGAGCATTCTTTCTGAAGGCCAGAAGCGCATCAACGAACTATTGGCCAGAATGCTGAACCCAAATCTTATCGAGCTGTTGCGCTTCAGCGAGGCGTTCGCCACCGGCCAGACCTACAGCGCCGATATGGACGCGGCGGGAGAGCTGTTCGGCATTCCCGCCACGTCGCTAACCAAGGTAGAACCATTCCTGCAGGAGTACTTCGCAATTATCAAGCGGCGTTTGCGCGAAAAGAACTATCAGGAGCCCAAGGTCAAGTCGCCTTTCTAG
- a CDS encoding stress-responsive protein Ycf46, which translates to MAIVVHELEVLIEARYPLIYLLTSEEERAEQAIAAISQIEPTRRLFVWTLTHGIVEYGSARAPAQHNTVSPQAAIEWVVRRGEPGIFIFKDLHPFIDLAPVKRWLRDAVAGFKGTDKVLVLMSPIQQIPTELEKEVVVVEFPLPGPGELNELLNVHLSQAPDKLRILSDAGREKLVKAALGLTKDEADKVYRKAEVVSGRLTEAEVDIVLSEKKQIIKRNGILEYLEFDDTIDSVGGLAELKRWLTQRSDAFTERARQYGLPQPKGLLILGVPGCGKSLIAKTTARLWGLPLLRLDIGRVYDGSMVGRSEANLRNALRVAESISPVILFIDEVDKAFAGAGGSSDSDGGTSMRIFGSFLTWMQEKTSPVFVMATANRVERLPSEFLRKGRFDEIFFVDLPGDTERREIARIHLGKRRADTSGFDIAELSSSCEGYSGAEIEQGLVAAMYGAFAQNREFNQFDILAALKSTRPLSQTMTEQVSALRNWAKQRARPADSMSADYRRMEF; encoded by the coding sequence GTGGCGATCGTCGTGCATGAACTCGAAGTCTTGATTGAGGCCCGTTATCCCCTCATCTACCTGCTGACTTCTGAGGAGGAGCGCGCCGAGCAGGCCATCGCCGCCATCTCCCAAATCGAGCCGACGCGCCGGCTCTTTGTCTGGACGCTCACCCACGGCATCGTCGAGTACGGATCGGCGCGGGCGCCCGCCCAGCACAACACAGTCTCTCCCCAGGCGGCCATCGAGTGGGTTGTGCGGCGAGGCGAGCCGGGCATCTTCATCTTCAAGGATCTGCACCCGTTCATCGATCTGGCCCCGGTCAAGCGCTGGCTGCGCGATGCTGTGGCCGGCTTCAAGGGCACCGACAAAGTCCTCGTGTTGATGTCGCCGATCCAGCAGATCCCAACCGAATTGGAAAAAGAGGTCGTCGTCGTCGAATTTCCCCTCCCGGGTCCCGGCGAGTTGAACGAATTGCTGAACGTTCATCTCAGTCAAGCTCCCGATAAGCTCCGTATCTTGAGTGACGCGGGCCGTGAAAAGCTGGTCAAAGCCGCCCTCGGGCTCACCAAAGACGAAGCCGACAAGGTCTACCGCAAGGCCGAAGTCGTCTCCGGACGACTCACCGAAGCCGAAGTCGACATCGTCCTCTCCGAAAAAAAGCAGATCATCAAGCGCAACGGCATCCTCGAATACCTCGAATTCGACGACACCATCGACTCGGTCGGCGGCCTCGCCGAGCTGAAGCGCTGGCTCACCCAGCGCTCCGACGCCTTCACCGAGCGCGCCCGCCAGTACGGCCTGCCCCAACCCAAGGGATTACTGATCCTGGGGGTGCCCGGCTGCGGCAAGTCGCTGATCGCCAAGACCACCGCGCGGCTGTGGGGTCTGCCGCTGCTGCGCCTCGACATCGGCCGGGTCTACGACGGTTCGATGGTGGGCCGTTCGGAGGCGAACCTGCGCAACGCTCTGCGGGTGGCCGAATCGATTTCGCCGGTGATTTTGTTTATCGACGAAGTGGACAAGGCGTTCGCGGGGGCGGGGGGTTCGTCGGACTCGGACGGCGGGACGTCGATGCGGATTTTCGGTTCGTTTTTGACGTGGATGCAGGAGAAGACCTCTCCGGTGTTCGTGATGGCGACGGCGAACCGGGTGGAGCGGTTGCCGAGCGAGTTTTTGCGCAAGGGCCGCTTCGATGAAATCTTCTTCGTCGACCTGCCAGGCGACACGGAACGCCGGGAAATCGCCCGCATCCACCTTGGCAAGCGGCGCGCCGATACTTCCGGCTTCGACATCGCTGAGTTGTCCAGCTCGTGCGAGGGCTACTCAGGAGCCGAGATTGAGCAAGGGCTGGTGGCGGCCATGTACGGCGCCTTTGCCCAGAACCGGGAGTTCAACCAGTTCGACATTCTGGCCGCCCTCAAATCGACAAGGCCCCTTTCTCAAACAATGACCGAGCAAGTGTCGGCTTTGCGCAATTGGGCGAAGCAGCGTGCCCGGCCGGCCGACAGCATGAGTGCCGATTACCGGCGCATGGAGTTTTGA
- a CDS encoding ParA family protein, whose protein sequence is MANSSSDSNVDEQIKRLIKKALKPKNSDQFTIEIQRTALNWIRLKIVSDHFAGKMKTEREEIIDSILIHENLSLGKYPFAGYELLTQDELLIQPPQFVQLPLWSEILMAPESHQVISSPDQPKRPLVVSFYSFKGGVGRTTSLGIVAGILATRKRKIVMVDFDLEAPGLSAMFRNDRELRSVDKTGVVDYLYQRYLTPDEDCPKIQDCIQAVNLEHRGELFLIPAGNYDEEYVHKLADLNIETLYRRSNNPVLRLIDDISTAVNPDVILIDSRPGFNNISAVSIFDLADLAIICFTPTDQSFEGLRIALKAIRKQQEYQGRPDIHFLLTPIPLLAQEQSEVLMARVEEWLSENYGVPNNQLINEMYNVVYYNARTFLLRSLVNGIPKEIQDAYTSIADIIDASLPDVKSDLPGTKLNKNKSDQIIKELEFKSATAQELDPSEIPNIFQKTEDFPRFLSKSTWLIRGAKGTGKSLLFRLFIEQANEARKLAEADVELKNVRFVAGHGRLSLVGPMLESTDLNSFEGQAGELCWQSFWINYALLRLCHSDPKIRELADLDPSLVSLSASNDSSHSKTVNWLVERAKNPLIGPKSIDEIRTIDRWLGDHRLQIWLLYDELDAGFSSNYEQRKRAIEALLSWWLESGNLLKNITPKIFIREDIWNRLDFTNKGHYTGHSVELRWEEADLWRLILRQVLRSSTSFTKYLKDTYGISLQLLDNISLDQLRKGLYPLWGERMGRTKKAYTYNWVRTRIADGKNNCFPRSLIYLLQKAVKIEKSLSRDYSTEIILRPKSLIEAFPDVSDQRVDEVCNEYPEFKEHLDKLQSERSPIGEDRLAEVWDMQESEVILQIKSMVEAGILVERTRPVDPPPRLYAVAELYLYGLKMVRKGQR, encoded by the coding sequence ATGGCAAATAGTTCGAGTGATAGTAACGTCGACGAACAAATTAAGCGGTTAATCAAAAAGGCTTTAAAACCGAAGAATAGTGATCAGTTTACTATTGAGATTCAGCGAACAGCATTAAATTGGATAAGACTTAAGATTGTTTCAGATCACTTCGCTGGAAAAATGAAAACAGAAAGAGAGGAAATCATTGACTCGATACTAATCCACGAAAATTTGAGTTTGGGTAAGTATCCATTTGCTGGTTATGAGTTGCTGACGCAAGATGAATTGCTAATTCAACCTCCTCAATTTGTTCAATTGCCATTATGGTCTGAAATCTTAATGGCACCCGAATCGCATCAAGTTATATCATCTCCCGATCAACCGAAACGACCATTGGTAGTTTCTTTTTACTCGTTCAAAGGTGGAGTTGGTCGTACTACTTCGTTAGGAATAGTTGCTGGCATTCTTGCAACTAGGAAGCGAAAAATAGTTATGGTCGATTTCGATTTAGAGGCTCCAGGCTTATCCGCTATGTTCAGGAATGATAGGGAACTGAGAAGTGTAGATAAAACTGGAGTCGTTGATTACTTGTATCAAAGATATTTGACACCGGACGAAGATTGCCCAAAGATACAGGATTGTATTCAAGCAGTAAATCTTGAGCATAGAGGCGAACTTTTCCTCATTCCAGCAGGAAATTATGACGAAGAGTATGTCCATAAACTTGCTGATCTTAACATTGAAACGTTGTATAGAAGAAGTAATAATCCAGTTCTCCGTTTAATCGACGATATTAGTACTGCAGTGAACCCAGATGTAATATTAATAGACTCCCGCCCTGGCTTCAATAATATTAGTGCGGTGTCAATATTTGATTTGGCTGACTTAGCTATAATTTGCTTTACACCAACTGATCAAAGCTTTGAAGGTCTTCGTATAGCTCTTAAGGCTATTAGGAAGCAGCAAGAGTATCAAGGTCGGCCCGATATCCATTTTCTTTTGACACCAATACCATTATTGGCGCAAGAGCAATCCGAAGTGCTTATGGCGCGTGTTGAAGAATGGCTATCCGAGAATTATGGTGTGCCTAACAATCAACTAATTAATGAAATGTATAATGTAGTCTATTACAATGCTAGAACGTTCTTATTAAGAAGCTTAGTAAATGGCATTCCAAAAGAAATTCAGGATGCATACACTTCAATAGCTGACATTATTGACGCGAGTTTGCCCGATGTAAAAAGCGACTTGCCTGGAACAAAACTGAATAAAAATAAAAGCGACCAAATCATTAAAGAACTCGAATTTAAGTCAGCTACTGCTCAAGAACTGGATCCTTCAGAAATACCTAATATTTTTCAAAAAACAGAGGATTTTCCCAGATTTCTTAGCAAAAGTACTTGGCTAATCCGGGGAGCAAAGGGAACAGGTAAAAGCTTATTATTCAGACTCTTTATTGAGCAGGCCAACGAGGCAAGAAAATTGGCTGAAGCAGATGTTGAACTGAAAAACGTTCGATTTGTAGCGGGCCATGGAAGACTCAGCCTAGTTGGTCCGATGTTGGAAAGTACGGACTTAAATAGTTTTGAAGGTCAAGCAGGTGAACTATGTTGGCAAAGTTTCTGGATAAATTATGCACTCTTGCGACTTTGCCATTCCGATCCAAAAATAAGAGAGCTAGCGGATTTAGACCCATCTCTGGTCTCTTTAAGTGCTAGCAATGACTCTTCGCACAGTAAGACTGTCAATTGGTTAGTTGAAAGAGCAAAGAATCCATTGATAGGTCCCAAGAGCATAGACGAGATTCGAACTATAGATAGATGGCTGGGTGATCACAGGCTGCAAATTTGGCTTCTATACGATGAACTTGACGCAGGATTCAGTAGTAATTACGAGCAGAGGAAACGAGCTATAGAAGCATTGCTATCTTGGTGGTTAGAAAGCGGAAACTTGCTTAAAAATATAACGCCGAAAATCTTTATTAGAGAAGATATATGGAATCGACTCGATTTTACAAACAAAGGACATTACACTGGTCACTCTGTTGAACTCCGGTGGGAAGAAGCTGATTTATGGCGCCTAATTCTCAGGCAAGTGCTAAGAAGCTCTACATCATTTACTAAATATCTAAAGGATACATATGGAATTTCTTTACAGCTTTTAGATAACATTTCCCTGGATCAGCTGAGGAAAGGATTGTACCCGTTGTGGGGCGAACGTATGGGGCGCACAAAGAAAGCATACACTTACAATTGGGTTAGAACACGTATTGCCGACGGTAAAAACAATTGTTTTCCAAGGAGTTTAATATACCTTCTACAAAAAGCCGTGAAAATCGAAAAATCACTTTCTCGAGACTACAGCACTGAAATAATACTTCGACCAAAATCATTGATCGAGGCGTTTCCGGATGTCTCCGACCAGCGCGTTGACGAGGTTTGTAATGAATATCCAGAATTCAAAGAGCATTTGGATAAGCTTCAGAGCGAGCGCTCCCCGATTGGAGAAGATCGACTTGCAGAAGTCTGGGACATGCAGGAAAGTGAGGTAATTCTTCAAATAAAAAGTATGGTGGAAGCAGGAATCCTTGTGGAACGTACTCGTCCTGTTGATCCTCCTCCACGGTTGTATGCAGTTGCAGAACTCTACTTGTATGGCCTAAAAATGGTTCGTAAGGGTCAAAGGTAA